A window of the Butyricimonas virosa genome harbors these coding sequences:
- a CDS encoding M16 family metallopeptidase, which yields MIKFTRHTLDNGLTMICNTDTSTPFVSVNILYKVGARDEDHNRTGFAHLFEHLMFGGSKHIADYDYHVQKAGGDSNAFTNNDYTNYYITIPAPNIETALWLESDRMLALDFSQKSLDVQRNVVIEEFKQRYFNNPYGDIWLKLRPLAYKVHPYQWPTIGKNIDHIAGASLEEVEDFFHRFYAPDNAILSISGNITDEKALELVKKWFGDIPPARYKRKALPMEPQQTEERRLVCEHNKVPADAIYKVYHMGDRRSDNFYTCDTISDILSNGQSSRLYINLIKNGKLFSEVDAYITGDMDPGLFIFSGKLSEGVAIEEAEAAIQNEIDHFIEDPISERELQKVINKTEARISYSEINYQGKSANLAFFDYLGDVNLINSESTRYAEVSLDSIKQTARELFSAKNCSTLWYLKDK from the coding sequence ATGATAAAATTTACACGCCACACACTAGACAATGGCTTAACAATGATCTGTAATACGGATACCAGTACTCCATTTGTATCCGTGAACATCCTTTATAAAGTAGGTGCCCGGGATGAAGATCACAATCGCACGGGCTTTGCCCATCTTTTTGAACATTTAATGTTCGGGGGATCCAAACACATCGCAGATTACGATTATCACGTTCAGAAAGCGGGCGGGGATAGTAACGCTTTCACGAATAACGATTACACGAATTATTACATCACGATTCCGGCTCCCAATATCGAAACGGCCTTGTGGCTAGAATCAGACCGGATGCTGGCACTCGATTTCTCTCAAAAATCACTTGACGTTCAACGCAACGTGGTCATTGAAGAATTCAAACAGCGCTACTTCAATAATCCTTACGGGGACATCTGGTTGAAATTACGTCCTTTAGCCTATAAGGTACATCCGTATCAGTGGCCTACTATCGGGAAAAACATTGACCATATCGCAGGAGCATCCCTGGAAGAAGTGGAAGACTTCTTTCATCGTTTCTATGCCCCGGATAATGCTATACTAAGCATCAGCGGTAATATTACCGACGAGAAAGCCCTTGAACTCGTGAAAAAATGGTTCGGGGACATTCCTCCCGCCCGTTATAAGAGAAAAGCATTACCCATGGAACCGCAACAAACCGAAGAGCGTCGCCTCGTATGCGAGCATAACAAAGTTCCGGCTGATGCAATATACAAAGTATATCATATGGGCGACCGCCGATCGGATAATTTCTACACGTGCGACACAATCTCGGACATATTATCCAACGGTCAATCCTCCCGCTTGTACATAAACCTCATTAAAAACGGGAAATTATTCTCGGAGGTAGACGCTTATATCACCGGGGACATGGATCCGGGATTATTCATTTTCTCCGGGAAACTCTCGGAAGGAGTAGCGATAGAAGAGGCGGAAGCCGCCATCCAAAACGAGATTGACCATTTTATCGAAGACCCGATTTCTGAACGGGAACTCCAAAAGGTAATCAACAAAACTGAAGCCAGAATCTCTTACAGCGAGATCAATTATCAAGGGAAATCAGCCAACTTGGCGTTTTTTGACTATCTGGGAGATGTTAACCTGATTAATTCGGAGAGTACCCGATACGCAGAAGTATCTCTTGATTCGATAAAACAGACCGCACGAGAATTATTCTCCGCAAAAAATTGCTCTACCTTGTGGTATCTTAAAGACAAATAA
- a CDS encoding M16 family metallopeptidase, producing MNRNIEPSIAEISRPSLWEHQQITLPNGIEIVYLHDPNQEVFKMDVILAAGIYNQSRPVIASSMINMLNEGTRQHSSAEIAELFDYHGAYVDFNCGIHKAELSLISLNKYASQTIRMLAEMTLESTFPQKELETYIRNRKQQHLVNIEKTSYLARMEFIYRMYGKAHPYANCFTLEDFDQVTPELLLDFYQKRVQASQCRIMICGNVSDTVLQEVSQAFSLMSSNPVPPDKTYTIQPSGPGKYHISKPDAVQTSIRIGKKGVTLLDEDYTYFQLLNMVLGGYFGSRLMSNIREEKGYTYGIGSYNVTMPQAAHWMIATDVNADATEATITECIKEIRRLQEEPIPEEELSLVKSYFNGELLRELDGVFSQSDALKHKLNYGLDNTFYLQTIDKIRSCTPKDIMRLAQKYLNVDDMYIVTAGKNAR from the coding sequence ATGAATAGAAATATAGAACCCTCTATTGCAGAAATTTCCCGCCCCTCATTGTGGGAACATCAACAAATCACGCTTCCCAATGGTATCGAGATCGTGTACCTCCACGATCCTAATCAAGAAGTTTTCAAGATGGACGTGATACTCGCAGCCGGAATTTATAATCAATCCCGTCCGGTCATCGCATCAAGTATGATTAACATGCTTAACGAGGGAACCCGTCAGCATTCCTCTGCCGAAATTGCCGAGTTGTTTGATTATCATGGAGCATACGTAGATTTTAATTGTGGTATACATAAAGCAGAATTAAGCCTAATTTCGCTTAATAAATACGCCTCGCAAACCATTCGTATGCTGGCAGAAATGACACTTGAAAGTACATTCCCGCAGAAAGAACTGGAAACGTATATCCGTAACCGGAAACAACAGCATCTGGTGAATATAGAAAAAACATCTTACCTTGCTCGAATGGAGTTCATATACCGTATGTACGGGAAGGCACATCCTTACGCTAATTGTTTCACACTGGAAGATTTCGATCAAGTGACACCAGAATTATTACTTGATTTCTACCAGAAAAGAGTGCAGGCATCACAATGCAGAATCATGATCTGCGGGAATGTCAGCGATACGGTGTTACAAGAAGTAAGCCAAGCCTTTTCGTTGATGAGTAGTAATCCAGTACCACCGGACAAGACTTACACAATACAACCGAGTGGGCCCGGTAAGTATCATATATCCAAGCCCGATGCCGTACAAACCAGTATTCGAATCGGGAAAAAGGGTGTCACTTTACTGGACGAAGACTACACGTATTTCCAACTTTTAAATATGGTTCTCGGTGGTTATTTCGGCTCCCGCCTGATGTCGAATATCCGGGAAGAAAAAGGATACACCTACGGTATCGGTTCATACAACGTTACCATGCCGCAAGCTGCCCACTGGATGATTGCCACGGATGTTAACGCAGACGCAACAGAGGCCACAATAACAGAATGTATAAAAGAGATTCGCCGCCTACAAGAAGAACCTATACCTGAAGAAGAGTTAAGCCTTGTGAAAAGTTATTTCAATGGTGAACTACTGCGGGAATTGGATGGCGTTTTCTCCCAGTCCGATGCATTGAAACACAAGCTTAATTACGGATTGGATAATACATTCTACCTCCAGACTATCGACAAGATCCGCTCCTGCACCCCCAAAGACATCATGCGTCTGGCACAAAAATACTTGAACGTGGACGATATGTATATCGTGACTGCCGGAAAAAACGCTCGGTAA
- a CDS encoding M56 family metallopeptidase, giving the protein MDEAFIYLIKVNIALVVFYLFYRLLFSQDTFFVMRRFCLWIILGASFIYPLVTFSFEEEQKIAIQQAVVQYAPNLLPELSVFPEGHLASVGIWDVLRFCYWGIVTLLLGRIVIQMVSIIQLVYKGKRTYCCSVSVITLSGKITPFSFFKWIFVSPSLYNSDDMQEIITHERTHAEQYHSLDVMVSEILCAFFWMNPAMWLLKCEIRRNLEFLADKRVVHSGFDRKTYQYHLLRLSNPSAAAQIVNKFNVSPLKKRIMMMNKKRTSRMGLIKYALLVPIAGLLILSSNVQAIVHMNENVMGVMGQDSIVAKGIVVDTNDLPLVGVSVIMKGTGIGTMTNDKGEFSITVKPGTVLIFSYVGKANQFIPVKSAKKIQIKMTTEPVVLDELVVVGYSEKDDKNEDIFQVVEDMPQFIGEDGNVMKFLAKRIRYPLEAQKKNITGKVFVTFVINKNGEPVNFRIAKSVDPLLDREAIRVLQLMPNWKPGTQRGNPVSVEYTVPINFQLQ; this is encoded by the coding sequence ATGGATGAGGCGTTCATTTATTTGATAAAGGTAAATATTGCGCTGGTCGTGTTTTATCTTTTTTATCGGCTATTATTTAGTCAAGATACTTTCTTCGTCATGCGGAGATTCTGTTTGTGGATCATATTAGGTGCATCATTTATTTATCCTTTAGTTACATTTTCATTCGAAGAAGAGCAAAAAATTGCAATTCAACAAGCGGTTGTTCAATACGCACCTAATTTACTTCCGGAGCTAAGCGTGTTCCCGGAAGGACATCTGGCATCAGTAGGAATCTGGGATGTTTTAAGGTTCTGCTATTGGGGAATCGTAACGCTTTTACTCGGTCGGATTGTTATTCAAATGGTGTCAATCATTCAGTTGGTCTATAAAGGAAAAAGGACATATTGTTGTTCTGTTTCGGTGATCACGTTATCGGGAAAGATTACACCGTTTTCTTTTTTTAAGTGGATATTTGTAAGTCCATCGTTGTACAATTCTGATGACATGCAAGAAATTATCACCCACGAGCGGACTCATGCAGAACAGTATCATTCGTTGGACGTAATGGTTTCCGAAATTTTATGTGCATTCTTTTGGATGAATCCCGCCATGTGGTTACTGAAATGCGAGATTCGTCGTAATCTTGAATTTTTAGCGGATAAGCGTGTTGTTCACTCCGGTTTTGACCGAAAGACTTATCAATATCACCTTCTCCGTTTATCCAATCCTTCGGCTGCAGCTCAAATAGTAAATAAATTTAATGTGTCACCGTTAAAAAAACGTATTATGATGATGAATAAAAAAAGAACTTCCAGAATGGGGTTAATCAAATATGCCTTGCTCGTTCCGATTGCAGGTCTGTTGATTTTATCCAGTAATGTACAAGCGATTGTACATATGAACGAAAATGTAATGGGTGTTATGGGGCAGGATTCTATTGTTGCTAAAGGAATTGTTGTTGATACCAATGATTTGCCTCTTGTCGGGGTTAGTGTCATTATGAAGGGGACAGGAATCGGAACTATGACGAATGATAAAGGGGAATTTTCTATTACTGTGAAACCGGGAACTGTGCTTATCTTTTCTTACGTGGGAAAAGCAAATCAATTTATTCCTGTGAAGAGTGCTAAAAAAATACAGATAAAAATGACGACGGAACCGGTTGTGTTGGATGAGCTTGTGGTAGTAGGGTATAGCGAAAAAGACGATAAAAATGAAGATATTTTTCAAGTGGTGGAAGATATGCCTCAATTTATAGGAGAAGATGGTAATGTTATGAAATTCCTTGCCAAGCGAATACGTTATCCTTTGGAAGCGCAGAAAAAGAATATCACGGGAAAAGTGTTTGTGACGTTTGTAATAAATAAAAACGGAGAACCCGTAAACTTTAGAATTGCGAAGAGTGTTGATCCGTTATTGGATCGGGAGGCTATACGTGTTTTACAGTTGATGCCAAATTGGAAACCGGGGACGCAGAGAGGAAATCCTGTCAGTGTCGAATATACTGTTCCAATTAATTTCCAATTACAATAG
- a CDS encoding BlaI/MecI/CopY family transcriptional regulator yields MEKLTHQEEEIMLIIWQVKSGVIKDFLNRMEEPKPPYTTVASIVKNLEKKGFLTSKKHGNIYEYIPVMDESEYKTKFMSGVVRNYFENSYKEMVTFFAKEQKISTKDLEEIIKLIEKQ; encoded by the coding sequence ATGGAAAAATTGACACATCAAGAAGAAGAGATAATGTTGATCATTTGGCAGGTGAAAAGTGGCGTGATAAAAGATTTTTTAAATCGGATGGAAGAACCGAAGCCGCCTTACACGACGGTTGCTTCTATTGTGAAAAACTTGGAGAAAAAAGGATTCCTAACCAGTAAGAAGCATGGAAATATCTACGAGTATATTCCTGTCATGGATGAAAGTGAATATAAAACAAAGTTTATGTCCGGGGTAGTACGTAATTATTTTGAAAATTCTTACAAGGAGATGGTGACATTCTTTGCTAAGGAGCAAAAGATTTCAACGAAAGATCTCGAAGAGATCATCAAGCTCATAGAGAAACAATAA
- a CDS encoding DUF4251 domain-containing protein — MKRITFIFLIGILFYTTGQAQNKKEIRFEKEFQKTLALVNRDQFTIKFYIATPTVQTLFTPLGAGANIDINPKNCYLSINDSLVTTQLPYFGRATWTSNSHLDSISFNTVLFSRTVKIYQDGKKKAIAYQITVRSNQDICYLNIDIQYDGTCYLYFSDRKRAPISYVGQITPRDTTMQKRYRPSPKQQ, encoded by the coding sequence ATGAAAAGAATTACATTCATCTTTTTGATTGGAATACTGTTCTATACAACAGGTCAAGCTCAGAATAAAAAAGAAATACGTTTCGAAAAAGAGTTTCAGAAAACGCTGGCCCTGGTAAATAGAGATCAATTCACCATTAAGTTCTACATTGCTACCCCTACCGTACAAACACTTTTCACGCCACTGGGAGCGGGTGCTAACATTGACATTAACCCCAAAAACTGTTACTTAAGCATAAATGATTCTCTGGTAACGACACAACTTCCTTATTTTGGCAGAGCTACATGGACATCCAATTCACACTTAGATTCAATTTCTTTCAACACGGTATTATTCAGCCGCACGGTAAAAATTTACCAAGACGGAAAAAAGAAAGCTATCGCCTATCAAATAACCGTTCGCTCCAACCAAGATATTTGTTATTTGAACATAGATATTCAATATGACGGAACCTGCTATTTATATTTTAGCGACCGCAAGAGGGCTCCAATCAGTTATGTCGGGCAAATAACACCACGAGATACCACTATGCAAAAAAGATATAGGCCATCACCAAAGCAGCAATGA
- a CDS encoding nucleoside recognition domain-containing protein has product MVLNYIWIFFFGAAFIVALCKLIFMGDTEVFSAIVKATFDMSKTGFEISLGLTGVLTLWMGIMKIGERGGAVKVMSWLISPFFRKLFPELPPDSPAYGSIMMNIAANMLGLDNAATPVGLKAMQQMQEVNPHKERASNAQIMFLVLNTSGLTIIPVSVMVYRAQMGAANPADIFIPILLATYVSTLAGLIAVAVYQRLNLFNRVVMAYLIGGTLAVGGLIWYFSGLDKETITTISTVASNVILFSIITAFIAMGAWRKINVYDAFIDGAKEGFSIAVKIIPYLVAILVAVGVFRAAGAMDMLMSGLERLCLACGLDADFIPALPTALMKPLSGSGARGLMIDTMNTFGADSFAGRLASTFQGATDTTFYIIAVYFGAVGIKNTRYAIPCGLIADFAGIIAALVMAYIFFA; this is encoded by the coding sequence ATGGTTCTCAATTATATCTGGATTTTCTTTTTTGGTGCGGCATTTATCGTGGCACTTTGTAAATTGATCTTCATGGGTGATACAGAAGTTTTTTCTGCCATCGTGAAGGCCACCTTTGATATGTCAAAAACGGGGTTTGAAATCTCGCTAGGTTTAACGGGAGTATTGACCTTATGGATGGGAATCATGAAAATTGGAGAACGGGGAGGGGCCGTGAAAGTAATGTCATGGTTGATCAGTCCTTTTTTTCGGAAGTTGTTCCCGGAATTGCCACCAGATAGTCCGGCATACGGTTCGATCATGATGAATATTGCGGCGAATATGCTCGGGTTGGATAATGCTGCCACTCCCGTGGGACTGAAAGCGATGCAACAAATGCAGGAGGTAAACCCTCATAAAGAGCGGGCTTCCAACGCACAGATCATGTTTTTGGTGTTGAATACTTCCGGCCTGACGATTATCCCGGTTTCGGTCATGGTGTACCGGGCACAGATGGGAGCGGCGAATCCGGCAGATATATTTATTCCGATATTGTTGGCTACTTACGTGTCCACGTTAGCGGGTCTAATTGCGGTGGCAGTGTACCAGCGATTGAACCTGTTTAACCGGGTTGTTATGGCTTATTTGATAGGGGGAACCTTGGCCGTGGGTGGTTTAATCTGGTATTTTTCCGGGTTGGACAAGGAAACGATTACAACGATTTCCACGGTAGCTAGTAACGTTATTCTTTTTTCGATTATTACTGCTTTCATTGCGATGGGGGCTTGGCGTAAAATAAATGTGTACGATGCGTTTATTGATGGCGCAAAAGAGGGTTTTTCCATTGCAGTAAAAATCATTCCTTATTTAGTGGCTATTCTTGTTGCTGTCGGGGTATTTCGTGCTGCAGGGGCGATGGATATGTTGATGAGTGGATTGGAACGTTTATGTTTGGCTTGTGGATTAGATGCTGATTTTATACCGGCATTACCGACAGCATTGATGAAACCGCTTAGTGGAAGTGGGGCTCGGGGCCTTATGATTGATACTATGAACACGTTTGGGGCGGATTCCTTTGCCGGACGGTTGGCTTCTACTTTCCAAGGGGCCACGGATACGACTTTTTACATTATAGCCGTGTATTTTGGTGCCGTGGGAATTAAAAATACACGTTATGCGATACCTTGTGGCTTGATCGCTGATTTTGCGGGTATCATTGCTGCTTTGGTGATGGCCTATATCTTTTTTGCATAG